A stretch of the Plodia interpunctella isolate USDA-ARS_2022_Savannah chromosome Z, ilPloInte3.2, whole genome shotgun sequence genome encodes the following:
- the LOC128683131 gene encoding protein cab-1 isoform X2: MRSLVALLLATACAIARPPGPLATVPTPAAPPLSAPYRRPVTPMSARDYVGDFFYDRFMFPHFRNDIIPREPGAESDWLTKEIDRINRMQEEEDGAAAYDTDASKWIAREPYLERVLANAKKIMQARHAGHDYEPQISNPIDLQLPLPQSLVAPEYNSDYIESKELQDKREQSNNQPSRENNSNFALTPTDKGYYDVDSSMKNQTPIPMQEHVMHEGGDPQTAMLLEAPRQIRQNPMSRSKTLVAENLDRLRTGLSHEEGHSTAKPRHVHILETSNDPAESIYGVALIAAIGAAITMAVFGFAIGWYTLFKKAKAAADVDYPAYGVTGPTVDTSGDRKLAHSAHMYHYQHQKQQIIAMERNGMEQRNGSVSDPESEEENEEGDYTVYECPGFATTGDMEVKNPLFSDDPTPATPGKCEVVKPQPKD; this comes from the exons ATGCGCTCCCTGGTGGCGCTGTTGCTGGCCACAGCGTGCGCTATTGCACGCCCGCCTg GGCCCTTAGCAACGGTGCCGACCCCAGCGGCGCCACCGCTCTCGGCCCCATATCGGAGACCTGTGACGCCCATGTCAGCGCGGGACTATGTCGGCGACTTCTTCTATGATCGATTTATGTTCCCTCACTTCCGAAACGACATCATACCCCGCGAGCCGGGCGCTGAGTCAGACTGGCTCACTAAG gaaATAGACCGTATTAATCGAATGCAAGAGGAAGAAGATGGTGCCGCGGCGTACGATACAGACGCCTCCAAGTGGATCGCTCGCGAGCCCTACTTGGAGCGCGTGTTAGCCAACgcaaagaaaataatgcaaGCGAGGCACGCCGGGCATGACTACGAGCCGCAGATTTCTAACCCCATTGATTTGCAACTTCCCCTGCCTCAGTCACTTGTAGCGCCAGAATATAATTCTGATTACATAGAATCGAAAGAACTACAAGATAAGCGAGAACAATCGAACAATCAACCTTCGAGGGAAAACAATAGTAATTTTGCGCTTACGCCGACTGATAAAGGCTACTACGACGTGGATTCTAGTATGAAAAATCAAACGC CAATACCCATGCAAGAACATGTAATGCATGAAGGAGGTGATCCTCAGACTGCCATGCTGTTGGAGGCTCCGCGTCAGATTCGTCAAAACCCTATGAGCAGGTCCAAGACCCTCGTCGCTGAGAACCTCGACCGCCTTCGGACTGGCCT CTCCCACGAGGAGGGTCACTCGACCGCCAAGCCCAGACATGTGCACATCTTGGAGACGAGCAACGACCCTGCGGAGTCCATCTACGGGGTGGCCCTCATTGCCGCCATCGGAGCCGCGATCACTATGGCCGTATTTGGGTTCGCCATCGGATGGTACAC GTTATTCAAGAAAGCTAAAGCTGCGGCTGACGTAGACTACCCGGCATATGGGGTGACTGGACCAACGGTGGATACGTCTGGCGACCGAAAACTGGCCCACTCTGCCCACATGTACCACTACCAACATCAGAAGCAACAAATAATAGCCATGGaaag GAATGGAATGGAGCAACGCAATGGATCCGTGTCCGACCCAGAATCCGAGGAGGAAAATGAAGAGGGAGACTATACTGTGTATGAGTGTCCAGGCTTTGCTACG ACTGGAGATATGGAAGTAAAGAACCCGCTGTTCAGCGACGACCCCACGCCCGCCACCCCCGGGAAGTGCGAGGTGGTGAAGCCCCAGCCTAAGGACTAA
- the LOC128683131 gene encoding protein cab-1 isoform X1, giving the protein MRSLVALLLATACAIARPPGPLATVPTPAAPPLSAPYRRPVTPMSARDYVGDFFYDRFMFPHFRNDIIPREPGAESDWLTKEIDRINRMQEEEDGAAAYDTDASKWIAREPYLERVLANAKKIMQARHAGHDYEPQISNPIDLQLPLPQSLVAPEYNSDYIESKELQDKREQSNNQPSRENNSNFALTPTDKGYYDVDSSMKNQTPIPMQEHVMHEGGDPQTAMLLEAPRQIRQNPMSRSKTLVAENLDRLRTGLATEALRFRRVHTSSHEEGHSTAKPRHVHILETSNDPAESIYGVALIAAIGAAITMAVFGFAIGWYTLFKKAKAAADVDYPAYGVTGPTVDTSGDRKLAHSAHMYHYQHQKQQIIAMERNGMEQRNGSVSDPESEEENEEGDYTVYECPGFATTGDMEVKNPLFSDDPTPATPGKCEVVKPQPKD; this is encoded by the exons ATGCGCTCCCTGGTGGCGCTGTTGCTGGCCACAGCGTGCGCTATTGCACGCCCGCCTg GGCCCTTAGCAACGGTGCCGACCCCAGCGGCGCCACCGCTCTCGGCCCCATATCGGAGACCTGTGACGCCCATGTCAGCGCGGGACTATGTCGGCGACTTCTTCTATGATCGATTTATGTTCCCTCACTTCCGAAACGACATCATACCCCGCGAGCCGGGCGCTGAGTCAGACTGGCTCACTAAG gaaATAGACCGTATTAATCGAATGCAAGAGGAAGAAGATGGTGCCGCGGCGTACGATACAGACGCCTCCAAGTGGATCGCTCGCGAGCCCTACTTGGAGCGCGTGTTAGCCAACgcaaagaaaataatgcaaGCGAGGCACGCCGGGCATGACTACGAGCCGCAGATTTCTAACCCCATTGATTTGCAACTTCCCCTGCCTCAGTCACTTGTAGCGCCAGAATATAATTCTGATTACATAGAATCGAAAGAACTACAAGATAAGCGAGAACAATCGAACAATCAACCTTCGAGGGAAAACAATAGTAATTTTGCGCTTACGCCGACTGATAAAGGCTACTACGACGTGGATTCTAGTATGAAAAATCAAACGC CAATACCCATGCAAGAACATGTAATGCATGAAGGAGGTGATCCTCAGACTGCCATGCTGTTGGAGGCTCCGCGTCAGATTCGTCAAAACCCTATGAGCAGGTCCAAGACCCTCGTCGCTGAGAACCTCGACCGCCTTCGGACTGGCCT AGCAACCGAAGCGCTGCGCTTCAGGCGTGTGCACACTAG CTCCCACGAGGAGGGTCACTCGACCGCCAAGCCCAGACATGTGCACATCTTGGAGACGAGCAACGACCCTGCGGAGTCCATCTACGGGGTGGCCCTCATTGCCGCCATCGGAGCCGCGATCACTATGGCCGTATTTGGGTTCGCCATCGGATGGTACAC GTTATTCAAGAAAGCTAAAGCTGCGGCTGACGTAGACTACCCGGCATATGGGGTGACTGGACCAACGGTGGATACGTCTGGCGACCGAAAACTGGCCCACTCTGCCCACATGTACCACTACCAACATCAGAAGCAACAAATAATAGCCATGGaaag GAATGGAATGGAGCAACGCAATGGATCCGTGTCCGACCCAGAATCCGAGGAGGAAAATGAAGAGGGAGACTATACTGTGTATGAGTGTCCAGGCTTTGCTACG ACTGGAGATATGGAAGTAAAGAACCCGCTGTTCAGCGACGACCCCACGCCCGCCACCCCCGGGAAGTGCGAGGTGGTGAAGCCCCAGCCTAAGGACTAA